One segment of candidate division WOR-1 bacterium RIFOXYB2_FULL_36_35 DNA contains the following:
- a CDS encoding exodeoxyribonuclease VII large subunit, producing the protein MNKVFSVSELNNTVKYYLKNLEPDGVWVKGEILGFKADKRYASFLLCEKEEGTNNIVGQTQVMCWGSDFWDMERKLRVVDRTLSLKDGVCVQLKCQFDLWAKAGRFQLIAKDIEPSITLGELHLLRAKIYNELKELGLHDKNKEQRISLCPLRIALVASRGSAGFNDFISEIKSSKYPFVIDFYHAAVQGEKVEEEVLSAIAKIVKRKRDYDVVAIVRGGGAVTDLKWFDNKKIGIAISECPIPVFTGIGHEINLSVTDMVANMNFKTPTAVASFLIQSVSHYEESLSELIDGVYTEAEAFLSQVETKLYETIKDINSEGKFYIESSKRDISEIVGNLTVDLSHFLRSRREELEHLEEKVAIFDPINTLRFGYSITRDSNGKIVKKIEDVDIADKISISLQNGDICGEVVNKEAKHGR; encoded by the coding sequence ATGAACAAAGTTTTTTCTGTAAGCGAACTTAACAATACGGTGAAATATTACCTGAAAAATCTTGAGCCTGACGGTGTTTGGGTGAAAGGGGAAATCCTCGGGTTTAAGGCGGACAAACGATACGCAAGTTTTTTGTTGTGCGAAAAAGAAGAGGGGACAAATAATATTGTGGGACAGACTCAAGTTATGTGCTGGGGAAGTGATTTTTGGGATATGGAACGCAAATTGAGAGTAGTAGATAGAACTCTCTCTCTTAAAGATGGGGTTTGCGTCCAGCTAAAATGCCAGTTTGACCTTTGGGCAAAAGCGGGGAGGTTTCAGCTTATCGCAAAAGATATAGAGCCATCTATAACTCTTGGGGAACTTCATCTTTTACGCGCAAAAATTTACAACGAGTTAAAAGAGCTTGGCCTTCACGATAAAAATAAAGAGCAAAGGATATCTCTTTGCCCCCTTAGGATAGCTCTTGTTGCATCGCGCGGCAGCGCAGGATTTAACGATTTTATAAGCGAAATAAAATCTTCAAAATATCCTTTTGTGATAGATTTTTACCACGCTGCGGTACAGGGGGAGAAGGTTGAGGAGGAGGTTCTTTCTGCTATCGCAAAGATTGTTAAAAGAAAAAGAGATTATGATGTTGTTGCAATTGTCCGCGGAGGCGGGGCTGTTACCGACTTGAAATGGTTTGATAATAAAAAAATAGGAATTGCGATTTCCGAATGTCCTATCCCTGTTTTTACCGGAATTGGACACGAGATCAATTTGTCTGTAACCGATATGGTTGCCAATATGAATTTTAAGACACCGACAGCTGTTGCCTCTTTTTTGATCCAGTCAGTTTCGCACTATGAAGAATCTCTCTCTGAATTAATCGATGGAGTTTACACGGAAGCAGAAGCTTTTCTGTCACAGGTTGAAACAAAACTGTATGAGACGATAAAAGATATAAACTCTGAAGGGAAATTTTATATAGAAAGCAGTAAAAGAGATATATCGGAGATAGTGGGGAATCTAACGGTAGATCTCTCTCATTTTTTGAGATCACGCAGAGAGGAATTAGAGCATCTTGAAGAGAAGGTTGCAATTTTTGATCCGATAAACACTTTAAGGTTTGGTTATAGCATTACTAGAGATTCAAATGGGAAGATCGTTAAAAAAATAGAAGATGTCGATATAGCAGACAAAATATCAATTTCTCTTCAAAATGGGGATATTTGCGGGGAGGTTGTAAATAAGGAGGCAAAGCATGGCAGGTAA
- a CDS encoding methyltransferase type 11: protein MKARDSGMPDSEMWKKFFNPDKILATLGLNNKTYDVAEFGCGYGTFTIPAGKIIKGKIFALDIEPEMISTTKSEAIKHGLKNIEIILRDFVSFGSGLEDESVDYAMLFNILHLENPTSLLLEANRILKKDGKVGIIHWNYDSTTPRGPSMDIRPNPDQCVKWGEEAGFDNPIQFNLKPYHYGIVLSKKRGLK, encoded by the coding sequence ATGAAAGCAAGAGATAGCGGAATGCCGGACAGTGAAATGTGGAAGAAGTTTTTTAATCCTGATAAAATTCTTGCAACACTTGGCTTAAACAATAAAACTTATGATGTCGCGGAGTTTGGATGCGGCTATGGAACATTCACAATTCCTGCAGGCAAAATCATTAAAGGCAAAATTTTTGCCCTTGATATTGAACCGGAAATGATTTCAACAACAAAAAGCGAAGCAATAAAGCATGGATTGAAAAATATAGAAATTATTCTCCGCGATTTTGTATCTTTTGGATCAGGATTAGAAGATGAAAGCGTAGACTATGCCATGCTTTTTAATATCCTTCACCTTGAAAATCCTACTTCACTGCTTCTTGAAGCAAATAGAATTTTAAAGAAAGATGGGAAGGTTGGAATAATCCATTGGAATTATGATTCAACAACACCACGAGGTCCGTCAATGGATATTCGCCCTAATCCAGACCAGTGCGTTAAATGGGGAGAAGAAGCAGGATTTGATAATCCCATCCAGTTTAACTTAAAACCATATCATTATGGAATAGTACTTTCTAAAAAAAGGGGGCTAAAATGA
- a CDS encoding sulfur reduction protein DsrE, with amino-acid sequence MKIGIIISSNDAETCWNALRYANYSIGQQDEVKVFFMGKGVEYQSVSTDKFNTIEQSDKFLKSGGKVYACGTCIKSRQQKESEACPISTLKDMYEIVKESDKVITF; translated from the coding sequence ATGAAAATAGGTATAATTATTTCAAGTAACGACGCAGAAACATGTTGGAATGCTCTTCGGTACGCGAATTATTCTATAGGCCAACAGGATGAAGTTAAGGTCTTTTTTATGGGTAAAGGAGTGGAATATCAAAGTGTTAGTACAGATAAATTCAATACTATTGAACAGTCAGACAAATTCCTTAAATCGGGCGGCAAAGTCTATGCCTGCGGAACTTGCATTAAGTCCAGGCAACAAAAAGAATCAGAAGCATGTCCTATTTCAACATTAAAAGATATGTATGAAATAGTGAAAGAAAGCGATAAAGTTATTACATTTTGA